The following are encoded in a window of Centroberyx gerrardi isolate f3 chromosome 1, fCenGer3.hap1.cur.20231027, whole genome shotgun sequence genomic DNA:
- the LOC139920726 gene encoding L-selectin-like, with product MKGRTILITLLSVLGAVHHCLGHKYYFIRIKKNRKDAQSYCRANYTDLATVDNMEDMNALANLVEGFTGRAWIGLYDETKNWMWSLSDKSYYNAEEEEFRNWSPGEPNNYHSKQHCVVMYESGSQKMTCADAQRYCRECYTDLASMRNQAENQEILELKPENTNVWIGLYREPWSLWSGGSNSSFKYWRDTEPNSSGGACAAMVGIYHGNWADWHCMTQFEFVCYYEVKRQVFKMKLTSFVDPNASAEALLQQMERKLRERERGVNADIKLSWRMTRDGNVFLKQEESEKNDV from the exons ATGAAGGGGAGAACTATTCTTATAACGCTACTTTCag TGTTGGGCGCTGTCCACCACTGCCTTGGTCACAAGTACTATTTCATCCGTATAAAAAAGAATCGGAAGGACGCCCAGAGCTACTGCAGAGCGAACTACACTGACCTGGCCACTGTGGACAACATGGAGGACATGAACGCACTAGCTAACCTGGTAGAGGGTTTCACTGGACGAGCCTGGATAGGCCTGTACGACGAGACGAAAAACTGGATGTGGTCTCTCTCTGATAAAAGTTACTATAatgcagaagaggaggagtttAGAAACTGGTCACCTGGAGAGCCTAATAATTACCATTCTAAACAACACTGTGTAGTTATGTATGAAAGCGGTAGTCAG AAAATGACCTGTGCTGATGCTCAGAGGTACTGCAGGGAGTGCTACACAGACCTGGCCAGCATGAGAAACCAGGCTGAAAACCAGGAGATACTGGAACTAAAACCAGAGAATACTAATGTCTGGATCGGCCTGTACAGAGAGCCATGGAGCCTCTGGTCTGGTGGAAGTAACTCATCATTTAAGTACTGGAGGGACACTGAACCCAACAGCAGCGGGGGTGCTTGTGCTGCCATGGTAGGAATATACCATGGCAACTGGGCAGATTGGCACTGCATGACACAATTTGAGTTTGTGTGCTACTACG AAGTGAAGAGACAAGTGTTCAAGATGAAGCTGACCTCCTTTGTGGACCCAAATGCTTCCGCTGAGGCGCTTTTACAACAG ATGGAGaggaagctgagagagagagagagaggggtgaacGCAGACATCAAACTGAGCTGGAGGATGACGCGCGATGGAAACGTGTTCCTCAAGCAAGAAGAGAGCGAGAAGAACGACGTTTGA
- the LOC139920735 gene encoding protein C19orf12 homolog has protein sequence MPPRMDDVMRLCCDISAHEQMKVAVKNSTKGAVVAGGTAFLGGLLGGPPGIAVGGAVGGLLGSWLTSGQFKPLPQILMELPPAQQQKLYTNIVAILGNLDWTDVAQLVALVMGNATLQQQVTAALLSYVAKELRAEVRFGD, from the exons ATGCCCCCACGGATGGATGATGTCATGCGTCTGTGCTGTGACATATCGGCACACGAGCAGATGAAGGTTGCAGTGAAGAACTCGACCAAAGGAGCGGTGGTGGCAGGAGGGACTGCCTTTCTAGGCGGGCTGCTCGGCGGGCCTCCGGGAATCGCTGTTG GCGGAGCGGTGGGTGGTCTGCTGGGCAGCTGGCTGACCAGCGGCCAGTTCAAGCCTCTGCCTCAGATCCTGATGGAGCTGCCGCCTGCCCAGCAGCAGAAGCTGTACACTAACATCGTGGCCATCCTTGGCAACCTGGACTGGACCGACGTGGCCCAGCTCGTCGCCCTGGTGATGGGCAACGCCACGCTTCAGCAGCAGGTCACTGCTGCATTGCTAAGCTACGTCGCCAAAGAGCTGAGGGCAGAGGTGCGTTTTGGAGACTGa
- the plekhf1 gene encoding pleckstrin homology domain-containing family F member 1 produces MVDQLAFTQENRERIQAVESSFGPPGKPLFQPGRVLIGEGRLIKLSRRRPQPKVFFLFNDILVYGSIILHGRWHKNQQIIPLEDIQLEDLEDGVRMSNQWLIRTPRKSFYVGAASTEEKRAWIEHIEDCRSRWLQSGGRQPGSNFAVTWIPDRASAICMRCSDKFTMTQRRHHCRHCGFVVCGSCSKQRAVIGHIDPKKPLRVCRLCHSSLTQEAETQERSRRRGNSDGKNGSDEDDIGALEVEGSSDDEEGEEPMEDHAPNRWLDSEMDSWSPYVYLKPEHEAPH; encoded by the exons ATGGTGGACCAGCTAGCGTTTACCCAGGAGAACCGCGAGAGGATCCAGGCGGTTGAGAGTTCGTTCGGCCCGCCGGGGAAGCCCCTGTTCCAGCCGGGCCGGGTTCTGATCGGAGAGGGACGTCTGATAAAGCTGAGCCGTCGCAGGCCGCAGCCCAaggtcttcttcctcttcaatGACATACTGGTGTACGGCAGCATCATCCTTCATGGCCGCTGGCACAAGAACCAGCAGATAATCCCTCTAG AGGATATCCAGCTGGAGGACTTGGAGGACGGTGTGAGGATGAGTAATCAATGGCTTATACGTACGCCGCGCAAGTCCTTCTACGTGGGGGCCGCCTCGACCGAGGAGAAGCGGGCCTGGATCGAACACATCGAGGACTGCCGCTCCAGGTGGCTGCAGAGCGGCGGCCGCCAGCCCGGGTCCAACTTCGCCGTCACCTGGATCCCGGACCGGGCCTCGGCCATCTGCATGCGCTGCTCTGACAAGTTCACCATGACCCAGCGGCGGCACCACTGCCGACACTGCGGCTTCGTGGTGTGCGGTTCGTGCTCCAAGCAACGAGCGGTGATAGGACACATTGACCCCAAGAAGCCGCTGAGGGTCTGCAGGCTGTGTCACTCGAGTCTTACGCAGGAGGCGGAAACCCAAGAGAGATCTCGTCGGAGGGGGAACAGCGACGGGAAGAACGGCTCAGATGAAGACGACATCGGGGCTCTGGAGGTGGAGGGGTCCAGCGACgacgaggagggagaggagccgATGGAGGACCATGCTCCCAACAGGTGGCTGGACTCCGAGATGGACTCCTGGTCGCCCTACGTCTACCTGAAACCAGAGCACGAGGCGCCCCATTGA